The following proteins come from a genomic window of Paenibacillus swuensis:
- the ftsY gene encoding signal recognition particle-docking protein FtsY, giving the protein MSFFKKLKESIATKTEEITTKFTEGLSKTRTAFVERVEDLITRRKKIDEDFYEELEEILIGADVGVNTVMELIEELRTEVRKRKIEDAADLQPVLSEKLVDLLKGEQDASMRLVEGGLSVILFVGVNGVGKTTTIGKLAHRYKSQGKKVMLAAGDTFRAGAIEQLEVWGERVGVEVIKQQAGSDPAAVMFDAVKAAKNRGVDILICDTAGRLQNKVNLMEELNKIYRVIQREVPDAPHEVLLALDATTGQNALQQAKLFGEKTGVTGLVLTKLDGTAKGGIVIAIRQELNIPVKFVGLGEKMDDLQEFDSDQFVHALFAGLIKDREEAEEGSN; this is encoded by the coding sequence ATGAGTTTTTTCAAAAAATTAAAAGAGAGTATCGCAACGAAAACGGAAGAAATCACAACTAAATTTACCGAAGGCCTTTCAAAGACCCGGACCGCGTTTGTGGAGCGTGTGGAAGACCTGATTACCCGTCGCAAAAAAATCGATGAAGACTTCTACGAAGAGCTGGAAGAAATACTGATCGGCGCGGACGTTGGCGTGAACACCGTGATGGAATTGATTGAAGAGTTGCGCACGGAGGTGCGTAAACGTAAGATCGAGGACGCGGCAGATTTGCAACCGGTTCTATCGGAAAAGCTTGTTGATTTGCTTAAAGGGGAGCAGGACGCGTCTATGCGACTGGTGGAGGGCGGATTAAGCGTCATCCTGTTCGTAGGGGTCAACGGGGTTGGTAAAACGACGACCATCGGCAAATTGGCGCACCGATACAAGTCTCAGGGCAAAAAAGTGATGCTGGCCGCAGGTGATACCTTCCGAGCGGGTGCCATCGAACAGCTTGAGGTTTGGGGGGAGCGCGTCGGGGTCGAGGTGATAAAGCAACAAGCAGGATCCGACCCTGCCGCAGTTATGTTCGATGCCGTCAAAGCGGCCAAAAACCGCGGTGTGGATATTTTGATCTGCGATACGGCGGGCCGGCTTCAGAATAAAGTAAACCTGATGGAAGAGCTCAACAAAATTTATCGCGTGATTCAGCGTGAAGTGCCGGATGCGCCTCATGAAGTGTTGTTGGCATTGGATGCGACAACCGGTCAGAACGCGTTGCAGCAAGCCAAACTGTTCGGGGAGAAAACCGGCGTTACCGGATTGGTGCTGACGAAGCTGGACGGCACGGCCAAAGGCGGCATTGTCATTGCCATTCGCCAGGAACTTAACATTCCGGTCAAATTCGTAGGTCTCGGGGAGAAGATGGATGATCTGCAGGAATTCGATTCCGACCAGTTTGTGCATGCGTTGTTTGCGGGCTTAATTAAAGACCGTGAAGAGGCTGAAGAGGGGTCGAACTAG
- the ylxM gene encoding YlxM family DNA-binding protein, whose product MNDAEALSKTTRINALFDFYEPLLTDKQATFLRFYFHENYSLGEIASEFMISRQAVYEHIKRAEHVLDDYEQKLHLHAQHEKRQQLLRELLLEADNGVNQDTVKRIATKLSDLDL is encoded by the coding sequence GTGAATGATGCAGAAGCCTTGTCGAAGACGACAAGAATCAACGCGCTGTTCGATTTCTATGAACCTCTGTTGACGGATAAGCAAGCTACGTTTCTTCGGTTTTATTTTCACGAGAATTATTCTCTTGGAGAAATTGCCTCGGAGTTTATGATCAGCCGCCAAGCCGTGTATGAGCATATTAAGCGCGCGGAGCATGTGCTGGATGATTATGAACAGAAGTTGCATCTGCACGCCCAGCATGAGAAGCGTCAACAGTTGTTGCGCGAATTGTTGCTTGAAGCGGACAACGGAGTGAACCAGGATACGGTGAAACGGATTGCTACCAAGCTGTCCGATCTGGACCTGTGA
- the ffh gene encoding signal recognition particle protein produces the protein MAFEGLANRLQNVFGKLKGKGKVSEEDVGEAMREVRLALLEADVNFKVVKEFIAKVKEQAVGQDVLKSFTPGMVVIDIVNKELTNLMGGTQSKLAKSNRPPTVIMMVGLQGAGKTTTTGKLAKLLQKQNHRPLLVAGDIYRPAAIKQLEVLGEQIKVPVFSMGDKTSPVEIARSGMQHAKDNGHDYVIIDTAGRLHIDESLMDELKQIREVVKPDEVLLVVDAMTGQDAVNVAESFHQQMELTGVVLTKLDGDTRGGAALSVKAVTGCPIKFAAMGEKIDALEPFHPDRMASRILGMGDVLTLIEKAQAGIDQDQALEMQRKMRTAEFTFEDFLQQMEQVKQLGPLDQLMDMLPGMNKMKGMENMKVDDKQLGHIEAIIKSMTKDEKIKPEMINASRRKRIANGSGRTVQEVNKLIKQFEEMRKMMKQFSGMMGPKGPKGGMKGLKGMMGGKGFKFPFG, from the coding sequence ATGGCTTTTGAGGGCTTGGCTAATCGCTTGCAGAATGTGTTCGGCAAGCTTAAAGGCAAAGGCAAAGTGTCCGAGGAGGATGTAGGCGAAGCGATGCGTGAAGTTCGCCTTGCACTGCTCGAAGCGGATGTCAACTTTAAAGTCGTTAAGGAATTCATCGCCAAAGTGAAAGAACAGGCCGTCGGACAAGACGTGCTGAAGAGCTTTACGCCAGGCATGGTCGTCATTGATATCGTAAACAAAGAGCTTACGAATCTGATGGGCGGTACACAGAGCAAGCTTGCGAAATCCAACCGTCCGCCAACGGTCATTATGATGGTGGGCTTACAGGGTGCCGGTAAGACAACGACAACAGGTAAACTCGCGAAACTACTGCAGAAGCAGAATCATCGGCCTTTACTTGTTGCCGGCGATATTTACAGACCCGCGGCCATCAAGCAATTGGAAGTGCTAGGCGAGCAGATTAAAGTTCCTGTGTTTTCCATGGGTGATAAGACAAGCCCGGTGGAAATCGCAAGAAGCGGAATGCAGCATGCCAAAGATAACGGCCATGATTACGTGATCATCGATACAGCCGGCCGTCTTCACATCGACGAAAGTTTGATGGATGAGCTGAAACAGATTCGCGAAGTCGTGAAACCCGATGAAGTCTTGCTTGTTGTCGACGCCATGACGGGTCAGGATGCGGTTAACGTAGCTGAAAGCTTTCATCAACAGATGGAGCTTACGGGTGTCGTGTTGACGAAACTGGACGGGGATACACGCGGCGGTGCCGCATTATCCGTTAAAGCCGTTACAGGATGTCCAATCAAGTTTGCGGCCATGGGCGAGAAGATCGACGCCTTGGAGCCTTTCCATCCGGATCGGATGGCATCGCGAATTCTCGGTATGGGCGATGTACTTACACTGATTGAGAAGGCGCAAGCCGGCATCGACCAGGACCAGGCGTTGGAAATGCAACGGAAGATGAGAACGGCTGAATTCACATTCGAAGATTTCTTGCAACAGATGGAGCAGGTAAAGCAATTAGGTCCCCTGGATCAGTTGATGGATATGCTTCCGGGTATGAACAAGATGAAGGGCATGGAGAATATGAAGGTGGACGACAAGCAACTCGGCCACATCGAAGCTATCATTAAATCCATGACCAAGGATGAGAAAATAAAGCCTGAGATGATTAACGCTTCCCGCCGTAAGCGGATTGCGAACGGCAGCGGCAGAACTGTACAGGAAGTGAACAAGCTTATTAAGCAATTCGAAGAGATGCGCAAGATGATGAAGCAATTCTCCGGGATGATGGGACCCAAAGGACCGAAGGGCGGCATGAAAGGCCTTAAGGGCATGATGGGCGGCAAGGGCTTTAAATTTCCGTTCGGTTAA
- the rpsP gene encoding 30S ribosomal protein S16: MAVRIRLKRIGAHKAPFYRLVVSDSRSPRDGRFIEEIGTYNPISEPAQVNIDEEKALKWLQTGAQASDTVRNLFSKAGIMQKFHESKLQK, translated from the coding sequence ATGGCAGTTCGTATTCGTCTTAAACGTATCGGTGCTCACAAAGCTCCGTTCTACCGTCTGGTAGTATCCGATTCCCGCTCTCCGCGTGACGGACGTTTCATCGAAGAAATCGGTACTTATAACCCAATTTCTGAGCCGGCTCAAGTTAACATCGATGAAGAGAAAGCTTTGAAATGGCTTCAAACAGGTGCGCAAGCTTCTGACACAGTTCGTAACTTGTTCAGCAAAGCAGGCATCATGCAAAAATTCCACGAATCTAAACTTCAGAAGTAA
- a CDS encoding KH domain-containing protein, with protein MKELISVIAQGLVDHPEDVRVNVVDGEHAITYELSVHPSDVGKIIGKQGRIAKALRTVVTSAAVKETKRVNVEIVS; from the coding sequence ATGAAAGAGTTAATATCGGTTATCGCGCAAGGCTTGGTTGATCATCCGGAAGATGTACGGGTTAACGTCGTGGACGGCGAGCATGCCATCACCTATGAATTGTCCGTTCATCCCAGTGATGTAGGTAAAATTATAGGGAAGCAGGGCCGCATCGCTAAAGCGTTGCGAACCGTCGTAACATCGGCAGCAGTGAAGGAAACGAAACGTGTGAACGTTGAAATTGTGTCTTAA
- the rimM gene encoding ribosome maturation factor RimM (Essential for efficient processing of 16S rRNA): protein MADKLFTVGKLVNTQGIRGEVKILSQTDFPEKRFAPGSSLILEQAGTHKQLPIEIETSREHKNMYIAKLKGYDNINQVEGFKGWLVKISEKFIEALPEDEFYFHEIIGCKVITEDDEELGVVKEILTPGANDVWVVEQEDGKRVLLPVIDDVVLNVDVAAKMIRVHLMEGLL from the coding sequence ATGGCGGATAAATTATTTACCGTAGGCAAACTAGTCAATACCCAGGGAATTCGTGGTGAAGTGAAAATTTTATCTCAAACGGATTTCCCCGAGAAACGTTTCGCTCCCGGAAGTAGTCTTATTTTGGAGCAAGCCGGTACCCATAAACAGTTACCTATTGAAATTGAAACCTCCCGTGAACATAAGAATATGTATATCGCGAAGCTGAAAGGCTACGATAATATCAATCAGGTAGAGGGCTTTAAAGGCTGGCTTGTGAAGATATCCGAGAAGTTTATAGAAGCATTGCCGGAGGATGAATTTTATTTCCACGAGATCATCGGTTGCAAGGTCATTACAGAAGATGACGAAGAGTTGGGTGTAGTTAAGGAAATTCTCACACCCGGCGCTAATGATGTATGGGTAGTGGAGCAAGAGGACGGCAAACGTGTGCTATTACCGGTTATTGACGATGTGGTTCTGAACGTGGACGTTGCCGCTAAGATGATCCGTGTGCATCTGATGGAGGGTTTACTGTAA
- the trmD gene encoding tRNA (guanosine(37)-N1)-methyltransferase TrmD yields the protein MRVDVLTLFPEMFEGVFGSSIMGKARDKGLVSLNTINFRDYSNNKHNTVDDYPYGGGGGMVLKPEPIFAAVEDLPPSEGKPPRVILLCPQGETFTQGKAEELAQEEHLIFLCGHYEGYDERIREYLVTDELSIGDYVLTGGEMAAMVIVDSVVRLLPGVLGNDQSAVTDSFSTGLLEYPHYTRPAEFRGWSVPEVLLSGHHANVEKWRKEQSLLRTLRRRPDLLDKVELSPKEQIWLKEQRQRYPKS from the coding sequence ATGAGGGTAGATGTATTGACGTTGTTTCCAGAGATGTTTGAAGGTGTGTTCGGCAGCAGTATTATGGGTAAAGCGCGAGACAAAGGCCTGGTGTCACTGAACACGATTAACTTCAGAGATTATTCGAATAATAAACACAATACGGTAGATGATTACCCTTATGGCGGAGGGGGCGGCATGGTGTTGAAACCGGAGCCGATTTTCGCAGCGGTGGAAGATCTGCCCCCTTCGGAAGGCAAACCGCCTCGTGTCATCCTGTTGTGTCCGCAAGGGGAGACTTTTACGCAAGGCAAGGCGGAGGAACTGGCTCAGGAGGAGCATCTCATTTTCTTATGCGGACACTATGAAGGCTATGATGAACGAATCAGAGAGTACCTGGTTACGGACGAACTGTCGATCGGCGACTACGTATTGACCGGCGGGGAAATGGCTGCCATGGTCATTGTGGACAGCGTTGTCCGCTTGCTGCCCGGTGTTCTGGGTAATGATCAGTCCGCTGTGACCGATTCATTCAGCACTGGATTGCTGGAATATCCGCACTATACAAGACCTGCTGAATTTCGCGGCTGGTCCGTACCCGAGGTATTGCTAAGCGGTCATCACGCCAATGTGGAAAAGTGGCGCAAGGAGCAGTCACTGCTGCGTACATTGCGGCGCAGACCGGATTTGCTGGACAAGGTCGAGTTGTCACCCAAAGAACAGATCTGGCTTAAAGAACAGCGCCAGCGATATCCGAAAAGTTAA
- the rplS gene encoding 50S ribosomal protein L19, with amino-acid sequence MNLLQEITREQLRTDLPNFRPGDTLKVHVKVVEGSRERIQLFEGVVIKRRGGGISETFTVRKISYGVGVERTFPFNSPKIEKIEVTRRGKVRRAKLYYLRGLRGKAARIKEIR; translated from the coding sequence ATGAACCTGTTACAAGAGATTACAAGAGAGCAACTACGTACAGATCTTCCTAATTTTCGCCCCGGCGATACTTTGAAAGTTCACGTTAAAGTTGTTGAGGGATCCCGCGAACGTATCCAGTTGTTCGAAGGTGTTGTAATTAAACGCCGCGGCGGTGGAATTAGCGAGACTTTCACAGTAAGAAAAATTTCTTACGGTGTAGGTGTGGAAAGAACTTTCCCATTCAACTCACCTAAGATTGAGAAAATCGAAGTGACTCGCCGAGGTAAAGTTCGCCGTGCGAAACTGTACTATCTGCGCGGATTACGCGGTAAAGCAGCAAGAATTAAAGAAATTCGTTAA
- the lepB gene encoding signal peptidase I: MEQEITQSSVKNEVWEWAKALLIAAVLVFVIRYFIFAPFIVDGPSMQPNFKTGERLIVNKIIYSIREPHRGEVVVFHAPEGKDYIKRVVGLPGDEVKVEGDVVSVNGKALEEKYIKYAVDEMQNNGGIYNTGPNFPNEMVQDGKVPEGSIFVMGDNRGNSKDGREIGYIAYDKVIGRADIIFWPIDNISLVKH; encoded by the coding sequence ATGGAACAAGAGATTACACAAAGCTCAGTTAAGAATGAAGTTTGGGAATGGGCGAAAGCTTTACTCATAGCGGCAGTGCTTGTATTTGTAATACGCTATTTCATTTTCGCTCCATTTATCGTGGACGGTCCTTCGATGCAACCTAACTTCAAGACCGGAGAACGCCTTATTGTGAACAAAATTATTTACTCCATTCGTGAACCTCACCGTGGTGAAGTGGTCGTGTTTCACGCTCCGGAAGGTAAAGATTACATAAAACGGGTAGTCGGTTTGCCCGGTGATGAGGTCAAGGTAGAAGGTGATGTCGTTTCCGTAAACGGCAAGGCGTTAGAAGAAAAGTATATTAAATACGCGGTGGATGAAATGCAGAATAATGGCGGAATCTATAATACGGGACCTAATTTCCCGAATGAGATGGTACAAGATGGCAAGGTGCCTGAAGGCTCCATCTTTGTAATGGGGGATAATCGCGGTAATAGTAAAGACGGCAGAGAGATTGGATACATCGCATATGACAAGGTGATTGGCAGAGCTGATATCATTTTCTGGCCTATAGATAATATATCTCTTGTAAAACATTAA
- the ylqF gene encoding ribosome biogenesis GTPase YlqF: MAIQWFPGHMTRARRQIQEKLKLIDIVIELLDARVPLSSRNPMIDEILQDKPRIIVLNKADLADPQVTEQWVNYFAEEGVSAFPIDASSGHKVGDILPKAKFTLADKIQRQINKGINPRAIRALIVGIPNVGKSTLINKMAGKNIAVTGDKPGVTKGQQWIKVGTEMELLDTPGILWPKFEDQQVGYRLAVVGSIKEEIIHLDDIAFYAIRYMAKYYLNNLQERFGIEYVPEDLENPNEVVKIMEEIGRKRGCIVSGGRVDLDKTSILFLRELRAGKLGRISFERPADQGAF, translated from the coding sequence ATGGCGATTCAATGGTTTCCGGGACATATGACGAGAGCTCGTCGCCAAATCCAGGAAAAACTTAAACTCATCGACATCGTAATTGAACTTTTGGACGCCAGAGTACCGCTATCCAGCAGAAACCCGATGATCGATGAAATATTGCAGGACAAACCTCGCATAATTGTACTGAACAAGGCGGATTTAGCCGATCCTCAAGTAACGGAGCAGTGGGTCAATTATTTCGCGGAAGAAGGCGTGAGCGCATTTCCGATTGACGCCTCATCCGGACATAAGGTCGGAGACATACTTCCTAAAGCGAAGTTTACGCTTGCAGACAAGATACAACGCCAAATCAACAAAGGTATTAATCCGCGTGCCATTCGCGCGTTAATTGTAGGCATCCCAAATGTAGGAAAATCTACGCTGATTAACAAGATGGCGGGTAAGAACATTGCGGTTACAGGAGACAAACCCGGTGTTACCAAAGGTCAGCAATGGATCAAAGTGGGCACAGAAATGGAATTGCTGGATACGCCGGGAATTCTATGGCCCAAGTTTGAGGATCAACAAGTAGGTTACCGTTTGGCGGTCGTCGGTTCCATTAAAGAAGAGATTATCCACTTGGATGATATTGCTTTTTACGCCATCCGCTACATGGCCAAATATTATCTGAACAACTTGCAGGAACGATTTGGCATCGAATATGTACCTGAAGATCTTGAAAATCCCAACGAGGTTGTGAAAATCATGGAGGAAATCGGGCGCAAACGCGGTTGTATCGTCAGTGGTGGCCGGGTTGATTTGGACAAAACCTCGATTTTGTTTTTAAGGGAATTACGCGCAGGAAAGCTGGGACGGATTTCGTTTGAACGACCTGCGGATCAGGGTGCTTTTTAG
- a CDS encoding ribonuclease HII, with product MLTYEMQCWDQDYIHIAGVDEVGRGCLFGDVVAAAVILPRGLILEGVDDSKKLSEKKRDELFEVIMKEALAVGVGQMDVQVIEQVNIKQASRLAMKKAVEQLSLTPDYLLVDAETVDSSIPQMAIIHGDALSQSIAAASIIAKVTRDKLCKEWDNRFPEYGIAGHKGYATRFHRERLMEFGASSMHRMSFLRKILGEKEEVKQIELF from the coding sequence ATGCTTACGTATGAAATGCAATGTTGGGATCAGGATTATATACATATCGCGGGTGTAGATGAGGTTGGCAGAGGGTGCCTGTTTGGCGATGTGGTCGCCGCGGCGGTTATTTTGCCCAGAGGATTGATATTGGAAGGCGTGGATGACTCTAAGAAACTCTCGGAAAAGAAGAGGGACGAGCTGTTTGAAGTCATTATGAAGGAAGCGCTGGCCGTCGGAGTAGGTCAAATGGATGTGCAAGTGATCGAACAAGTCAATATTAAACAAGCTTCTCGGTTAGCAATGAAAAAAGCGGTAGAGCAATTGTCTTTGACACCGGACTATTTATTGGTGGATGCGGAGACCGTAGATTCTTCCATTCCCCAGATGGCGATTATTCACGGTGATGCGTTAAGTCAATCCATTGCAGCCGCCTCCATCATTGCTAAAGTGACTCGGGACAAGTTATGCAAGGAATGGGACAATCGATTTCCCGAATATGGTATTGCCGGCCACAAAGGATACGCCACCCGGTTTCATCGTGAACGCTTAATGGAATTCGGAGCCAGTTCAATGCATCGCATGTCTTTCCTAAGAAAGATTTTGGGGGAAAAGGAAGAAGTGAAACAAATAGAGTTATTCTAG